Proteins encoded within one genomic window of Marasmius oreades isolate 03SP1 chromosome 4, whole genome shotgun sequence:
- a CDS encoding uncharacterized protein (MEROPS:MER0000405; antiSMASH:Cluster_4.4) — MRLSEYHTLSQQTETEDDVDSDTIAPSVFSTKSGKSIVKPPTYYGEGSFDAASSDSSAASEEEEGLLAMEKPPMSPGLAESGFGNEKKKRPSSLRFLIITILVLLFLSGIIGLIAARTYVGTGYRIPGTKKVTMDHIFNGTFRAIETSVEWVPEAGDGVFSINDGGFIKLVDLKSNQTRVLVNLQDVKDSNGNQIAIADWKVSPDMKDILVKTDYVKQWRWSSYGNYYIHNIEAKITFPLILPTHPPKTAFATWSPTGDSVAFVHDNDLYVLMQADAATEPVRITNTPVEAKSTYFNGVPDWVCEEEIFSAPSALWFSPTSTKLAFLSFNESAVDEYVFPIYNPTENSYVVNPYTKEVRMRYPKPGYANPIVNVYVVDLNAIPGGGVEEATVELTWEGRKEQDNSVIQEVAWVGDDELIVKEVNRNADDGSVVYFNIATGSRKGEGQGLVVRKLGKYGEEGDDGWIESAQNIYPISLGYLDIVPTPEGYNHIALFSPSNSSEPRWLTKGEWEVTSGIKGVGAADIYFEATKESSIERHLYSVPLPTSRSTDIQPTEPKWLSKPSTLINPNVPVVSPDLNAELSGGKEEQAYFSTDFSPEAGFYVLSYAGPNVPWQRIVKTGDEAFDFVLSSNQHLVNVTNEYEMPTVIYDTIKSDGVEMNVKEMRPPRMDDSGRTKYPVLFHVYGGPGSQQVNARFSMNRDWHYYLTCGLGYIVVVLDGRGTGFKGRKMRNWVKGNLGFFETKDQIEGGRLWASKTYVDNRKIGIWGWSYGGFMASKVAEADQGVHSLSMAVAPVTSWRLYDSIYTERYMNLPDVNPGGYINASISNVTGFHNIDYLLAHGSGDDNVHYANSAHLMDMLTREEVRGWRFRMFTDSDHSIQKRGAYRELYEFLTEFLVEKWGKGGRRRAW, encoded by the exons ATGCGGCTATCAGAATACCACACTCTTTCACaacaaacagaaacagaagaCGACGTCGACTCAGACACCATCGCACCTTCAGTGTTCTCTACAAAATCTGGCAAATCAATAGTCAAACCGCCCACTTATTATGGAGAAGGCTCCTTTGATGCTGCTTCCTCGGATTCAAGTGCTGCgagtgaagaagaggaggggttGTTGGCGATGGAGAAACCCCCAATGAGCCCTGGATTGGCAGAGAGTGGTTTCGgaaatgagaagaagaag AGGCCTTCATCGCTTCGTTTTCTCATAATCACTATCCTCGTTTTGCTCTTTCTCAGTGGCATAATCGGATTAATTGCGGCCAGGACGTATGTCGGGACGGGCTACCGAATACCTGGCACGAAGAAAGTTACGATGGATCATATATTCAATGGAACGTTCCGTGCGATAGAAACCAGTGTTGAATGGGTACCAGAAG CTGGTGACGGTGTCTTCTCGATAAATGACGGCGGTTTTATCAAACTTGTAGACTTGAAAAGCAACCAAACGAGAGTATTGGTGAACTTGCAGGACGTGAAGGAC TCGAACGGTAACCAAATCGCCATTGCAGATTGGAAGGTGTCACCAGATATGAAGGATATCCTTGTCAAGACCGACTATGTCAAG CAATGGCGGTGGTCGTCTTATGGCAACTATTACATCCACAACATCGAAGCTAAAATTACGTTTCCTTTAATACTGCCGACCCATCCACCTAAAACGGCGTTTGCTACTTGGTCCCCAACGGGAGATTCTGTCGCCTTCGTTCACGACAACGATTTGTATGTTCTCATGCAGGCGGA CGCCGCGACTGAACCGGTCCGCATCACCAACACACCGGTTGAAGCGAAGTCGACATATTTCAACGGCGTTCCAGACTGGGTGTGCGAAGAAGAGATCTTTTCCGCTCCATCTGCCCTATGGTTTTCCCCCACTTCCACCAAGCTTGCTTTCCTCAGCTTCAACGAGAGCGCTGTGGACGAATACGTGTTTCCGATATACAACCCAACCGAAAATTCGTACGTGGTCAACCCTTATACGAAAGAGGTCCGAATGAGGTATCCCAAACCGGGTTATGCTAATCCGATTGTGAACGTGTATGTGGTTGATCTGAATGCTATCCCGGGTGGGGGTGTTGAAGAG GCAACTGTGGAGTTGACttgggaaggaagaaaagagcAGGACAATTCTGTTATACAGGAGGTTGCTTGGGTTGGTGATGACGAGTTGATTGTCAAGGAGGTCAACAGAAACGCGGATGATGGTAGTGTGGTATACTTCAATATCGCCACTGGGTCTAGGAAAGGAGAGGGTCAGGGTCTTGTGGTTCGGAAGTTGGGAAAGTATGGAGAAGAGGGAGATGATGGTTGGATTGAAAGT GCCCAAAACATCTACCCGATATCTCTCGGATACCTCGATATTGTTCCTACGCCTGAGGGCTACAACCACATCGCGTTGTTCTCGCCTTCGAACAGCTCTGAACCCAGATGGTTAACGAAGGGTGAATGGGAGGTTACCAGTGGTATTAAGGGTGTTGGTGCTGCCGACAT TTACTTCGAGGCCACGAAAGAGTCTTCCATCGAACGACACCTGTACTCTGTACCACTCCCGACATCTCGTTCCACTGATATTCAACCCACCGAACCTAAATGGCTATCCAAACCCTCGACGTTGATCAACCCCAACGTACCTGTGGTCTCCCCCGATCTCAACGCTGAGCTGAGCGGTGGAAAAGAAGAACAGGCATATTTCTCCACGGATTTTTCACCTGAAGCTGGGTTCTACGTGTTAAGCTACGCGGGGCCTAACGTACCGTGGCAGAGGATTGTGAAAACTGGGGATGAAG CCTTTGACTTTGTGTTGTCTTCGAATCAACACTTGGTGAATGTGACCAACGAGTACGAGATGCCGACGGTTATCTACGATACGATCAAGAGTGATGGTGTTG AAATGAACGTGAAGGAAATGCGTCCACCTCGCATGGATGACTCTGGTCGGACGAAGTACCCTGTACTTTTCCATGTATACGGAGGGCCTGGAAGTCAACAAGTCAATGCTCGATTCTCTATGAACAGAGATTGGCATTACTACCTAACCTGTGGATTGGGGTATATCGTCGTGGTTCTCGATGGACGTGGAACTGGGTttaaaggaaggaaaatgAGAAATTGGGTGAAAGGAAACTTGGGGTTCTTTGAGACGAAAGATCAGATTGAAGGTGGAAGGCTTTGGGCTTCCAAAACGTATGTTGATAACCGGAAGATAGGAATTTGGGGGTGGTCGTATGGTGGATTTATGGCTTCGAAAGTTGCAGAAGCGGATCAGGGAGTTCATTCGTTGTCTATGGCGGTTGCGCCTGTGACGAGTTGGAGGTTGTATG ACTCGATATACACTGAACGATATATGAACCTGCCTGATGTCAACCCGGGAGGGTACATCAATGCGTCGATTTCGAATGTGACTGGGTTCCATAATATAGATTATTTATTGGCTCATGGGAGCGGGGATGATAACGTTCATTATGCCAATTCGGCACATCTGATGGATATGTTGACCAGGGAGGAGGTGAGAGGGTGGAGGTTTAGGATGTTTACGGATAG TGACCATAGTATTCAGAAACGTGGTGCTTATAGGGAACTGTATGAGTTCCTTACGGAGTTTTTGGTGGAGAAGTGGGGGAAAGGTGGGAGGAGACGTGCATGGTAG